TGATGGAACCAATTCCTCTTCCCGCTTATGTTCATGATGAACTGCTCCTGCAATTTCTAGAACAAAAAACGAGGTTTGCAGTCCAACGTAACTCTCCTCAATACGAGAAGATTGATCAGTTGATTATTACCCCACCAGAATTTAAGCAGTTGTCAATTTTTGATCTACTTAAATAGATGGAATCCCCGTCCGTTTACGGCGGGGCGGATGTCAAACAAGCAATTAGAGCAAAGCTGTGTTCAAGCCCATCTACCTGTAGACTATTGCTGGTCTTTGAATGAAGTTAATCCCAAACGGATTAATTTCCCAGAAGGATAAAGGGTTGAATTAAGAATTAAGAATTGAGAATTGAGTTGCAATTTTGAGGGACAATGTTCCTTCTGTGACTCACGCAGAACACCAAACCCATAAAGAGTGAAAACAGACTATGGACGATAAATTAATGTTGATGATTCCGGGGCCGACCCCCGTTCCTGAACAGGCGTTATTAGCCCTGTCCAAACACCCCATCGGACATCGCAGTGGCGATTTTAGCAAAATCATGGCGGAGGTGACGGAAAACCTGAAATGGTTACACCAAACCCAAAATGATGTCCAGATTTTAACCGCCAGTGGTACTGGGGCAATGGAAGCCGGAATTATTAATTTCCTCAGTCGGGGGGAAAAGGTGTTATGCGGTTGTAATGGTAAATTCGGAGAACGTTGGGCCGAAGTTGCTACCGCCTACGGCTTAGACGTAGATACCGTAACGGCTGAATGGGGACAACCTCTCGACCCTGAACAATTCCGGGCGAAATTAGAAGCGGATACCAACAAAGAAATTAAAGCCGTTATTCTCACCCACAGCGAAACCTCGACGGGTGTGATTAACGATTTAGAAACCGTTAATCGCCATGTTAAAGCTCATGGTGCGTTAATGATTGTCGATGCAGTCACTAGCTTAGGGGCGGTTAATCTTCCCATCGATGAATGGGGTCTGGATGTTGTCGCTTCCGGTTCTCAAAAAGGGTATATGATTCCCCCAGGTTTAGGGTTTGTTTCGGTGAGTGATAAAGCTTGGGAAGCCTACAAAACTGCTAACCTCCCTCGTTACTATTTAGATTTGGGTTTATATCGCAAATCTACCCAGAAAAATACAACTCCCTTTACCCCTCCAGTGAACTTGTTTTTTGCGTTACAAGTCACTTTACAAATGATGAAAAAAGAAGGGCTAGAGAATATTTTTGCTCGTCATCAACGGTTAACTAAAATTAGCCGGGAAGCGGTTAAAGCTTTAGGATTATCGTTATTTGCAGCCGATGAATGTGCGAGTCCTGCAATTACAGCCGTTGCTCCGCCTGAAGGCTTAAATGCCGAAGATATCCGGGCTGTTGTTAAGAAGAAATTCGATATTGTTTTAGCCGGAGGACAGGATCATCTCAAGGGCAAAATTTTCCGTATTGGTCACTTAGGATTT
The nucleotide sequence above comes from Planktothrix serta PCC 8927. Encoded proteins:
- a CDS encoding pyridoxal-phosphate-dependent aminotransferase family protein — translated: MDDKLMLMIPGPTPVPEQALLALSKHPIGHRSGDFSKIMAEVTENLKWLHQTQNDVQILTASGTGAMEAGIINFLSRGEKVLCGCNGKFGERWAEVATAYGLDVDTVTAEWGQPLDPEQFRAKLEADTNKEIKAVILTHSETSTGVINDLETVNRHVKAHGALMIVDAVTSLGAVNLPIDEWGLDVVASGSQKGYMIPPGLGFVSVSDKAWEAYKTANLPRYYLDLGLYRKSTQKNTTPFTPPVNLFFALQVTLQMMKKEGLENIFARHQRLTKISREAVKALGLSLFAADECASPAITAVAPPEGLNAEDIRAVVKKKFDIVLAGGQDHLKGKIFRIGHLGFVSDRDILAAIASLEAALRELGYEGFTPGAGVAAAARVLAES
- a CDS encoding DUF5340 family protein, giving the protein MEPIPLPAYVHDELLLQFLEQKTRFAVQRNSPQYEKIDQLIITPPEFKQLSIFDLLK